In the genome of Bacillota bacterium, the window GTGACTTCTATGACCCTTTTCATACGGCGCTTTTAACGTCAATAATTGAACGCATACCCGATGTGTCCATAGGTTTTGATGGTGGATATCCGGGCGCGGAAAGGAAGCGGCTAGTTATCTGTCCTGATTATCTGGACCCGCAGGTCGAAGATTATGGTCTGGCTTTTTTGGCGATCCGGGGAACTTTTAAGTTTTCCGGAGTAAGTCACCGTGACTTTTTGGGTTCAATGCTGGGACTTGGCCTGCGTCGCGAAAAATTAGGCGACATCATAGTGGACGAATCCTGCGCTCAAGTGGTGGTAACCGTGGAAGTGGCCGATTTTATCCGGGTTAACCTTAGCAAGGTGGGGCGTAATACAGTTAAAATTGAAGAAATAAACAGAGATGCATTGGTTCCCCCGTCGCCCAAGGTGAAGGAAATTAGATCAACCGTGCCCTCAATGCGACTCGATGTAGTTGCCGCAGGTGCTTTTGGGATTTCTCGCAGCAAAATGGCCGGGGAGGTAAGTTCTCAGAAAGTAGCTGTAAACTGGCGGCTTTGTACAAACCAGTCGGCCCCGGTAAAAGAAGGAGACATGATTTCCGTGCGCGGTAAGGGCAGGGCGGAAGTGTCTGCAGTGGGAGGACGTACTAAAAAGGGTCGCATTGCCATAGTCTTATTAAAATATGTATAGTATAAAAATGGGAGTAAGGATAAAAATTTACAACAAAAGAGGGTTAAGACTTTAAGTGAAGAAAAAAGTAAAAATGAAGTCATTGAAACTTTAAGGGGTGAGCACCCGTTGTTAACACCTTTGGATATTCAAAACAAAGAGCTGCGCCGTTCTTTTCGGGGATATAATGAGGGTGAAGTGGATGAGTTCTTGGATCAATTGGCTCAGGATTACGAGTGGTTGTATCTGGAAAACCAGAGACTGAAGGAAAAACTCGAAGACACTGAAGCCGGTGTGGCCCGCTATCAAGATATGGAACAAACTATTAAAGATACGCTGGTTATGGCTCAGAAAAATGCTGAAGAATTACGTGAAAATGCTAAAAGGGAAGCTGAATTACTTTTAAGTGAATCAAGACAAAAGGCTAATGAAGTAGTAAAAGAAGCCGAAGAAAAAGCATGCCAATTAGTGGGCATGGCAGAAGAAAGGTCCGACGAGATAGTAAAAGATGCTGAAATAAAGGTTCAATCAATGATCTCTGAATACCAGTGGTTGGATAAGCAGGCCAATATTTTTAGAATAAAATTTCGTTCTTTTTTACAGGCTCAGCTGGATCTCTTGGAGAAACAGGAAGAAGAAACAATGGCCCCACTGCAAGAAGTTGCAGCATCGGGTTTATCTGAATTAAGTGAATACGTTGAGCCGGAGACAGAAGAGAAAGAAAAAGAGAATGATTTTGATAAAGGTTTTGATACATAACAGGAGTGAAAGGGAATGCTGGATATTAGAGAAGACCCGGAAGGGGTTGTGTTTAAGGTAAAAGTGCAGCCCCGCGCTACCAAAAACCAGACTGTCGGTCTTTACGGCGATGCCCTCAAATTAAGGCTTACCGCCCCCCCTGTAGACGGTGAAGCAAACCAGGCCTGTAAAGTTTTTTTTGCCAAGCTGTTTAAGGTACCCAAAAATAATGTAGAATTGGTGTCGGGACAGACCGGGCGAAATAAATACATTCGCATTTACGGTATTAGTAAGGCAAAAGCCGTAAATGCTCTAAAATTATCTTCGCACAGCCTGTAAGACCCCGCCCCGCATAAGGAAAGGGGACACACCTGCTGAAGCTTAGGTATTTCTCTGGGGACAGGAATGTCCCCAACTAATGGGACTAACAGGCTGTAAGCTCGAAATAAGGGCGACTAAGGTTCAGATGGGGTAAAGACCCCACCTGAACCAAGTCTACTTTATCTTCGCACAGCCTGTAAGACCCCGCCCCGCATAAGAAAAGGGGACACACCTGCTGAAGCTTAGGTATTTCCCTGGGGACAGGAATGTCCCCAACTAATGGACTAACAGGCTGTAAGCTCGAAATAAGGGCGACTAAGGTTCAGATGGGGTAAAGACCCCACCTGAACCAAGTCTTCTTTATAGTCTTCCGCTGTTGACTCAAGAATAGCTTTTGCATATAATTAAGGATGTTAAATATTGATCTTCGCACAGCCTGTAAGACCCCGCCTTCGCATAAGGAAAGAGGACACACTTGCTGAAGCATGGGTATTTCTCTAGGACAGGAATGTCCCCAACTAATGGGATCAACAGGCTGTAAGCTCGAAATAAGGGCGACTAAGGTTCAGATGGGGTGAAAACCCCACCTGAACCAAGTCTTCTTTATATGATAAGTCGCAAATTGCCTATGAACGGGGCGAGTACACTGGCAAACCTTTTTAGAGAGCCCGGACAAGGTGCAAGCCGGGTAAGGAATCCAGTGGAATATCACCCGGGAGGTGTCGGCTGAAATTCAGTAAGCCGGCCGGTAACCGCCGTTAAGGGTATATGAGGGGGCAGATCTGATCTTTATTTCTGTCCATTAGGGTGGTACCGCGGGAGAATTAGCCCGCCCCTTGTGGGGCGGGCTTTTTAATATTTAAAAATATCTTACTCCAAGAGGTGTGTAATATGGATTACGCTAAGACATTAAATTTGCCCAAAACAAAGTTTCCTATGCGGGGTAATTTGCCCCAAAGGGAGCCGGAAACCATTAAATTTTGGGAAGAACAGGATATTTACCGCCAAGTTCAAGAGAAGAATGCTGGCCGGTCCAAATTTATTTTACATGACGGGCCACCTTATGCTAACGGCCATATTCATTTGGGCCATACCTTGAATAAAGTGCTTAAAGACATAGTGGTAAAGTTCTATTCCATGGCCGGTTACGATGCACCGTATGTTCCGGGTTGGGATACGCACGGGCTGCCAATTGAACAGCAGGCGATAAAGAATTTAGGTATTAACCGGCACGAGATCGAGACTGTTGAATTCAGGCGCCGCTGCAGGGATTACGCATTAAAGTTTGTTGATATCCAAAAGGAAGAATTTAAGCGCCTTGGTGTCAGGGGGGATTGGGAAAACCCATACCTCACTCTAATGCCCAACTTTGAGGCCAGGCAAATTCAGGTCTTTGGGGAAATGGCCAAGCGGGGCTACATTTATAAAGGGCTTAAGCCTGTGTATTGGTGTGCCACTTGCGAGACGGCACTGGCTGAAGCCGAAGTGGAATACGGAGATAAAAAATCGCCGTCCATTTATGTAAAGTTCCAGGTAAAAGACGGCAAGGGTATTTTACCTGAGGATGATACTTATGTAGTTATCTGGACTACTACCCCGTGGACACTGGTGGCTAATATGGCTATTACCGTTCACCCGGAATTTGATTATGTTTTAGCTGAATGTGCCGGGGATAAATATGTATTGGCGAAAGACCTTGTGGAACATTTTGTTGGGGATGCTGAAGTACCAGAGATTAAAATCACCAGGGAGTTTAAAGGTGAGGAGCTGGAGAAAGTAGTTTGCCGGCATCCCTTTGTAGATAGAGATTCAATTGTGATATTAGGTGACCATGTTACTCTTGAGGCGGGAACCGGTTGTGTTCATACTGCGCCCGGTCATGGTCATGAAGACTACCTGGTTGGTCTTAAATATGGCCTGGATATTTTTTCACCAGTGGACGGAAATGGTAAGTTTACGGAACAAGGAGGTAAATTTGCCGGACAATTTTATTCCGATGCTAATAAACATATACTGCAAACCCTGGAAGAGAAAGACTCATTAATCAAAAAAGTTACGGTCCGTCACCAGTACCCACATTGTTGGCGCTGTAAAGACCCTGTTTTTTTCCGAGCGACAGAGCAATGGTTTGCATCTATTGAAGGCTTTAGGAATAATGCACTGGAAGCGATTCGCGGTGTGCGGTGGATACCCGGTTGGGGTGAAGAAAGAATCTTTAACATGGTTGCTAACCGTGGTGATTGGTGTATTTCTCGTCAGCGCACTTGGGGCGTTCCCATTCCCATCTTTTACTGTGTTGAGTGCGGCAAAGAAATTATTAATGATACCACCATACAACACTTGCAAGAGATATTCAGGCAACACGGTTCTGACGCTTGGTTTGACTGGAAGGTCGAGGATTTAATGCCGGAAGGTTTGTCCTGCGGTGAATGTGGTAGTGGTGAATTTACCAAGGAAACTGACATTATGGATGTTTGGTTTGACAGTGGTTCAAGCCATCTAGCTGTTTTAGACGAGCCGGAAAAATGGCCTGGTTTGTGCCGGCCGGCAGATTTGTACCTGGAAGGCAGTGACCAGCACCGGGGGTGGTTCAATTCTTCTTTGAACACTTCTGTGGCTGTAACCGGGGAGGCTCCTTACAGGGCAGTTTTGACGCACGGGTTTGTTGTGGATGAGAACGGGCGTAAAATGAGCAAATCACTTGGTAATGTGGTCGATCCTCTAAAGGTCATTAAGCAGATGGGTGCGGATATACTTCGCCTGTGGGTCACTTCCGCTGATTACAGGGGA includes:
- a CDS encoding YggU family protein; its protein translation is MLDIREDPEGVVFKVKVQPRATKNQTVGLYGDALKLRLTAPPVDGEANQACKVFFAKLFKVPKNNVELVSGQTGRNKYIRIYGISKAKAVNALKLSSHSL
- a CDS encoding photosystem II S4 domain protein, producing MINDPGEKEVVARGLDLAQGVLRSYNPQLSDFYDPFHTALLTSIIERIPDVSIGFDGGYPGAERKRLVICPDYLDPQVEDYGLAFLAIRGTFKFSGVSHRDFLGSMLGLGLRREKLGDIIVDESCAQVVVTVEVADFIRVNLSKVGRNTVKIEEINRDALVPPSPKVKEIRSTVPSMRLDVVAAGAFGISRSKMAGEVSSQKVAVNWRLCTNQSAPVKEGDMISVRGKGRAEVSAVGGRTKKGRIAIVLLKYV
- a CDS encoding DivIVA domain-containing protein, which produces MLTPLDIQNKELRRSFRGYNEGEVDEFLDQLAQDYEWLYLENQRLKEKLEDTEAGVARYQDMEQTIKDTLVMAQKNAEELRENAKREAELLLSESRQKANEVVKEAEEKACQLVGMAEERSDEIVKDAEIKVQSMISEYQWLDKQANIFRIKFRSFLQAQLDLLEKQEEETMAPLQEVAASGLSELSEYVEPETEEKEKENDFDKGFDT
- the ileS gene encoding isoleucine--tRNA ligase, which produces MDYAKTLNLPKTKFPMRGNLPQREPETIKFWEEQDIYRQVQEKNAGRSKFILHDGPPYANGHIHLGHTLNKVLKDIVVKFYSMAGYDAPYVPGWDTHGLPIEQQAIKNLGINRHEIETVEFRRRCRDYALKFVDIQKEEFKRLGVRGDWENPYLTLMPNFEARQIQVFGEMAKRGYIYKGLKPVYWCATCETALAEAEVEYGDKKSPSIYVKFQVKDGKGILPEDDTYVVIWTTTPWTLVANMAITVHPEFDYVLAECAGDKYVLAKDLVEHFVGDAEVPEIKITREFKGEELEKVVCRHPFVDRDSIVILGDHVTLEAGTGCVHTAPGHGHEDYLVGLKYGLDIFSPVDGNGKFTEQGGKFAGQFYSDANKHILQTLEEKDSLIKKVTVRHQYPHCWRCKDPVFFRATEQWFASIEGFRNNALEAIRGVRWIPGWGEERIFNMVANRGDWCISRQRTWGVPIPIFYCVECGKEIINDTTIQHLQEIFRQHGSDAWFDWKVEDLMPEGLSCGECGSGEFTKETDIMDVWFDSGSSHLAVLDEPEKWPGLCRPADLYLEGSDQHRGWFNSSLNTSVAVTGEAPYRAVLTHGFVVDENGRKMSKSLGNVVDPLKVIKQMGADILRLWVTSADYRGELAVSQNILKQITESYRKIRNTARFILGNLKDFDPSTHKVDRSDLREIDRWAMSELNKLINKVVEAYKDYEFHTVYHAVHNFCAVEMSARYLDIVKDTLYCEPAGSVQRRAVQTVLHEVLHALVRLLTPVLAFTCEEIWYHLPKEEGSPKSVQLTDMPEMDESYLDHELESKWQRLLQVRTVVNRALEIARREKMIGNSLEASVTLYVSRDLHEFLYPLVEDLPGLFIVSTVQLSQEKPPADAFGSEEMRRVKVGIVKAQGKKCERCWNYHSEVGKDCDHPQTCPRCATVLKETGYKTVVEE